From the Nostoc sp. PCC 7107 genome, the window CAAAGACACTCAAACCTGTAATAACTTTACCAAGAATGGCTACTGTAATCAGGAAAATAGCCATAATTAAGCCTTCGCGGTTGCTGGGGATGGCTGGGTTTAGCACTCCCAAATCAGTTTTTGCACCAACTGCAACAAAGAAAATTGGCACCATCAAATCAGCTACAGGAATCACTTGCTTTTGTAGTTCTTTACGCTTATCAGTTTCTTCGAGGACTAAACCAGCGGCAAAAGCGCCCAAAATTGCTTCTAATTGAATGATGGCAGCCAGATATGCCATCGCAAAGGCAAAAATAAAGGCGGGAATGACTAATTCACCGCGAGTCTTGAGTTGATTAGCGATCGCCACAAATGCTTGATTGAAAACATTACCCAGAACGATCGCACCTAATAGAAATGCTGTAGCACAAATAATGAGGTAAATGACTTTACCTACATCCACTGCACCATCTTTGGCCAGGCTGGCAACTACTGCTAAGACAATAATTCCCAGTACGTCATCAATCACCGCCGCACCGAGAATAATTTGCCCTTCTTTAGAATTGAGTTTACCAATTTCTGACAAAACTTTAGAGGTAATTCCAATACTTGTAGCTGTCAAAGCTGCACCTGCAAAAATTGCTGGTACAGCACCAATACCAAATAAAGTCATCAAACCTACAGTCCCAGCAGCAAAAGGTACTACCACACCTACCACTGCCACAATAGTTGCTTGGATACCCACTGCCATTAGGTCTTTTAAGTTAGACTCCAAGCCAATTTCAAACAGCAAGATAATTACACCCAATTCTGATAACACAGAAATAACTTCTGATTGGGCGGCAAATACCTGGGGTGCTGCTTCTGGAGTCAGACCAGCAGTAGTTTGCAGAAAGGCCATGATTAAAGAGTTAGAACTGTCTGTGCCACCTTCGGGAAACACCAACAGGTGCAGAACCGAAACACCTACAACTACACCGCCGACAAGTTCGCCTAAGACAGGTGGTAAACCGATGCGGTTGGATAACTCCCCACCAACTTTGCTGGCGAAGTAAATTACCACTAAACTCAGCAGCACAGCCGCTACTACCATAGAACTGTCTGCGGCTTCTGTTGTGCTGGCCAGCAGAGGAAAAGAAAAGTTAATTGCATCTAAAAACTGCATGGTTTCCGCGAAAATCCTTCTCTTTATTTTTACTCTTTTCTGAACAGAGGCTTGTGGTTAACTTGAGAAAGGATTAGCAATACTTGGGGATAAATTAAAGATGAGGACGGCGCAGCAAAGTTTTGTAGAACCACATTGTACTAAGTAGAACTAATAGTAAATTGTAAATATACTGTATCCACAATGGTGCTAATAAAATTAAAGGACGGCCAGCAAAAATAAAAAAGAAATTAAATATCCCAAAGGTAAAAATAGTAAAAATTCGATGGCGGATTATATCTGAAGACAAATAGAGATTGTGGCGACGACTGTAAATTTTTGCTTGTTTTTCCGCCAAGCGTCCTAAAATATAGGAGATCGCTGTAAATCCTCCCAATACCATTGGCACAGTAATTAATTTGGGTAAATCAATTTGGTGTCCGAACAAATAAAGTCCAGGACTCAATATTGTTCCCATCTGGTGAGATTGCCGTACCCAAGCTCCAGAAAAGTAATACTCCCAATTGCCTGCATAAAGGTAGTAATCAACAAAGAAACCAATTACTAAACCGCCGTAACCGTAACGCACAAAAGATTCTGCTGGCTTTTTTAAGCTTTCCCAATATGCGCTTTCTGCGTCAATATCAATACAAAAGTTTTGACAGGCAACACAGGTAATTTGTTCTTTACCCTCTGGCAAAACAATGCGGCACATCGACTTGCTCATATTAGCCTGGCTGCTGAATAATCCACTAGGTTGACTATAAATTTTTTCTACTGGAGCCATTGGGCAGAAATAATTACACCATGTCTTCCCGCTATAGAGATAACCAACAGTCATAGCCAAAGCAATAGTCAGCAACAACCATAATGCCAAAAATAGGCGATCGGCATCAAAAAATAAAATCCGGCCACATAGTCCAATAAATAACCATCCAAACTGTAGGTAAGCATAATTTTTGCCCAACCAGGATTTTGGACTGACTTTTGCTAACTTGTAGTGTAATTTTCCGGCTTTTGCTTTCTGCCATTGAGATTGACGCTGCCAACCCAAGGCACGGGGAATCTGCGATAGAAATGAGAGGGGGCAAATGCGTCGCCACAGTTCATGTCCGAAAACAAGTAAAATAAAAATTGTCGCAGGTACAATTACTCCCCACATTAAAGTTGTTCCCAGAAAATAAGATTGTCCTGAGAAGCATTTACCCTGTACGTGAATACAGCTATTAGCAAATTGCTGTGGGATGGAAGCCTGATTTAGTTTAGTCAGTGCTGGAGTCCAGGGGTCGTATAACAGCGAAGCAATGATTACGAGCCATGCGAAAGTTAACAGACAACGCACCCAGTGCATCCAACGTTCAGGTATGCGGAAGAGCATTGATCTATTCCACTCAATAGTATTTTGTTAATCCAGAATTTTGAGCAAATTATCCTGAGAGGCTATTTATAAAGTAAATCTAAAAGCGAAAAGAAAAGAGTTATGACAACGATAAGATACATTAAACGTAGTGTATTTACATAGTTAGGTATGGCGCGAAAGTCTTACCCCACAGACTTAACAGATATGGAGTGGGAAATCCTAGCCCCCTTGATTCCACCAGCGAAAGAAGGAGGACACCCGCGCACAACTGATATGCGGGAGGTATGCAACGCTATCTACTATCACCTGAAGACAGGATGCCAATGGAATATGCTTCCGGGAGACTTCCCGCCCAGCTCAACTGTATACAACTACTACCGCAAATGGCAGCGCAAAGGGGTATGGGAAAAATTAAACCATTCATTACGCGGTCAGGTTCGCTTAAAATTAGGTAAATCAACACAACCCAGCGCCCTCGCCGCAGACAGTCAGTCAGTTAAAACTGACCAAAAAAGGGGGATGTGTACGGTTTTGATGGCGGTAAAAAGGTAAAAGGGCGAAAGCGACAGACTTTGGTTGATAGCCTGGGATTATTGTTGAAAGTGGTTGTAAGTGAAGCAAATGCCCCAGAGCGAGTGCTTGCTGCCTATGCTTTGATGGAATTGTTAGAGGAGCGTCCTGAATTACTTGAGAAAGTTGAAGTTTTATGGGTTGATTCCGGTTATGACGGTGATAAGTTTGCTCTTTGTGTTTGGTTGATGATCCAAGCTCATGTTGAAGTCATACGGCGTACCGAGTCAGAATTTCAGGTTTTACCGAA encodes:
- a CDS encoding cation:proton antiporter translates to MQFLDAINFSFPLLASTTEAADSSMVVAAVLLSLVVIYFASKVGGELSNRIGLPPVLGELVGGVVVGVSVLHLLVFPEGGTDSSNSLIMAFLQTTAGLTPEAAPQVFAAQSEVISVLSELGVIILLFEIGLESNLKDLMAVGIQATIVAVVGVVVPFAAGTVGLMTLFGIGAVPAIFAGAALTATSIGITSKVLSEIGKLNSKEGQIILGAAVIDDVLGIIVLAVVASLAKDGAVDVGKVIYLIICATAFLLGAIVLGNVFNQAFVAIANQLKTRGELVIPAFIFAFAMAYLAAIIQLEAILGAFAAGLVLEETDKRKELQKQVIPVADLMVPIFFVAVGAKTDLGVLNPAIPSNREGLIMAIFLITVAILGKVITGLSVFGQPQINRLAIGVGMIPRGEVGLVFAGVGAASGALSKPLGAAIIMMVILTTFLAPPLLRFVFPDSSKVATESEQLIKD
- a CDS encoding cyclic nucleotide-binding domain-containing protein, whose amino-acid sequence is MLFRIPERWMHWVRCLLTFAWLVIIASLLYDPWTPALTKLNQASIPQQFANSCIHVQGKCFSGQSYFLGTTLMWGVIVPATIFILLVFGHELWRRICPLSFLSQIPRALGWQRQSQWQKAKAGKLHYKLAKVSPKSWLGKNYAYLQFGWLFIGLCGRILFFDADRLFLALWLLLTIALAMTVGYLYSGKTWCNYFCPMAPVEKIYSQPSGLFSSQANMSKSMCRIVLPEGKEQITCVACQNFCIDIDAESAYWESLKKPAESFVRYGYGGLVIGFFVDYYLYAGNWEYYFSGAWVRQSHQMGTILSPGLYLFGHQIDLPKLITVPMVLGGFTAISYILGRLAEKQAKIYSRRHNLYLSSDIIRHRIFTIFTFGIFNFFFIFAGRPLILLAPLWIQYIYNLLLVLLSTMWFYKTLLRRPHL
- a CDS encoding IS5 family transposase (programmed frameshift), giving the protein MARKSYPTDLTDMEWEILAPLIPPAKEGGHPRTTDMREVCNAIYYHLKTGCQWNMLPGDFPPSSTVYNYYRKWQRKGVWEKLNHSLRGQVRLKLGKSTQPSALAADSQSVKTDPKKGDVYGFDGGKKVKGRKRQTLVDSLGLLLKVVVSEANAPERVLAAYALMELLEERPELLEKVEVLWVDSGYDGDKFALCVWLMIQAHVEVIRRTESEFQVLPKRWVVERTFGWFNQYHRLSKDYERLPEMSEAAIYAVMTRIMLRRLVV